One Echinicola strongylocentroti DNA window includes the following coding sequences:
- the rplQ gene encoding 50S ribosomal protein L17, whose protein sequence is MRHGKKFNHLGRKASHRKAMLSNMAASLILHKRISTTLAKAKELRKYVEPLVTRAKEDTTHNRRIAFSYLQDKDAIKVLFGEVIEKVANRPGGYTRIIKTGFRLGDNAEMCIIELVDFNELMLKEAKPEKKKTRRSRRGSGSSASSEGAEAAAEAKAEGTEEPAAEAKEEKAPKAKKKAAEPKAKKAEEKPADDSSAEGNADSDEETKSE, encoded by the coding sequence ATGAGACACGGTAAGAAATTCAACCACCTTGGAAGAAAAGCTTCCCACAGAAAGGCTATGCTTTCTAATATGGCAGCTTCTCTTATTCTTCACAAACGTATTTCTACTACGCTTGCCAAGGCCAAGGAATTAAGAAAATATGTAGAGCCTCTAGTGACTAGAGCCAAAGAAGATACTACACATAACAGACGTATTGCCTTCTCCTACCTTCAAGACAAAGATGCTATCAAGGTACTTTTTGGTGAAGTGATTGAGAAAGTGGCCAATAGACCTGGTGGGTACACCCGTATTATCAAAACTGGATTCCGTCTAGGTGATAATGCTGAAATGTGTATCATTGAGCTTGTTGATTTCAACGAATTGATGTTGAAAGAAGCTAAGCCTGAGAAGAAAAAGACAAGAAGAAGCCGTCGTGGATCGGGGAGTTCAGCATCCAGTGAAGGAGCTGAAGCTGCTGCGGAAGCGAAGGCTGAAGGTACTGAGGAACCTGCTGCTGAAGCTAAGGAAGAGAAAGCTCCTAAAGCTAAAAAGAAGGCTGCAGAACCTAAGGCTAAAAAAGCTGAAGAAAAGCCTGCAGATGATTCATCTGCAGAAGGTAATGCCGATTCAGACGAGGAAACAAAATCTGAATAA